Proteins encoded by one window of Candidatus Kapaibacterium thiocyanatum:
- a CDS encoding Clp protease ClpC yields MEGNFSNRVQDVIRLSREEALRLGHDYIGTEHLLLGIIREGEGIGIKILRNLGVDLGKLKRAVEDTVRSMSGPLTIGNIPLTKQAEKVLKITYLEAKLYKSDVIGTEHLLLSLLRDEDNIAAQILAQFSVNYDAVRKELDAYLSGKPSSSSSSSKSDKGAARGKAAPERVKTPVLDNFGRDLTKLALEEKLDPVIGREKEIERVAQVLSRRKKNNPVLIGEPGVGKTAIVEGLAIRIIERKVSRVLFDKRIVTLDLAALVAGTKYRGQFEERMKAVMNELEKAKDVILFIDELHTIVGAGGASGSLDASNMFKPALARGDIQCIGATTLDEYRQFIEKDGALDRRFQKILVEPPSADEAVQILNNVKDRYEKHHGVRYDDAAVKACVAMADRYITDRFLPDKALDVMDEAGARVHLAHITVPKEVLEFEEKIESVRLEKNQVVKSQNFEEAARLRDLEKKYQSELEQVKEDWEQRAGDMVYDVTEDDVADVIAMMTGIPVNRIAESETAKLLKMAEELKGQVIGQDEAVEHLAKAIRRARAGLKDPSRPIGSFMFLGPTGVGKTELAKALARYIFDSEDALIRIDMSEYMEKFSVSRLVGAPPGYVGYEEGGQLTEKVRRKPYSIILLDEIEKAHPDVFNILLQVFDDGVLTDGLGRRVDFKNTIIIMTSNVGMRDVKAGGRIGFTADAVADDYENMKSTVEETLKRLFNPEFINRIDEYVVFRTLKKEHMYKIIDLQLKRLLKRLSARNISLELAKSAKDFIADKGFDEKYGARPLRRTLQRFVEDPVAEEMLKGTFTDGALIKGKLDKKTNQLVFTLGKSKGGDSQEEHEELEAHEE; encoded by the coding sequence ATGGAAGGCAACTTCTCAAACAGAGTACAGGATGTGATCAGACTCAGCCGCGAGGAAGCATTGCGGCTGGGGCATGATTACATCGGTACCGAACATCTCCTGCTCGGCATCATCCGCGAAGGCGAAGGGATCGGCATCAAGATCCTGCGCAATCTCGGTGTCGATCTCGGCAAGCTGAAGCGTGCCGTGGAAGATACCGTGCGCTCGATGAGTGGACCGCTGACCATCGGGAACATTCCTCTCACGAAGCAGGCCGAGAAGGTTCTCAAGATCACCTATCTCGAAGCCAAGCTCTATAAATCCGACGTCATCGGTACGGAACATCTGCTGTTGTCCCTGCTCCGTGACGAAGACAATATCGCTGCACAGATCCTGGCGCAGTTCTCCGTGAACTACGATGCGGTACGCAAGGAACTGGACGCCTATCTGAGCGGCAAGCCGAGTTCGTCGTCCTCCTCGTCGAAGTCCGACAAGGGAGCGGCGCGCGGCAAGGCTGCACCCGAGCGTGTGAAGACGCCGGTGCTCGACAATTTCGGTCGCGACCTGACGAAGCTCGCCCTCGAGGAAAAACTCGACCCGGTCATCGGACGGGAGAAGGAAATCGAGCGTGTGGCGCAGGTCCTGTCCCGCCGCAAGAAGAACAACCCCGTCCTGATCGGAGAACCGGGCGTGGGCAAGACGGCCATCGTCGAAGGCCTGGCCATCCGCATCATCGAACGCAAGGTGTCGCGCGTTCTCTTCGACAAGCGCATCGTGACGCTCGACCTGGCAGCTCTCGTGGCCGGAACGAAGTATCGCGGTCAGTTCGAAGAACGTATGAAGGCCGTGATGAACGAGCTGGAAAAGGCGAAGGACGTCATCCTGTTCATCGACGAGCTCCATACGATCGTCGGTGCAGGCGGTGCATCGGGCTCGCTCGATGCCTCGAACATGTTCAAGCCGGCACTCGCGCGGGGCGACATCCAATGCATCGGTGCGACGACGCTCGACGAGTATCGTCAGTTCATCGAAAAGGACGGCGCTCTCGATCGTCGCTTCCAGAAGATCCTCGTCGAACCACCTTCTGCCGACGAAGCGGTACAGATCCTGAACAACGTCAAGGATCGCTACGAAAAGCATCACGGCGTACGGTACGACGATGCTGCCGTCAAGGCCTGCGTGGCCATGGCGGACCGCTACATCACGGACCGTTTCCTGCCGGACAAGGCCCTCGATGTGATGGATGAAGCAGGTGCCCGCGTGCATCTGGCCCATATCACCGTGCCGAAGGAAGTCCTGGAATTCGAGGAAAAGATCGAATCCGTGCGACTCGAGAAGAACCAGGTCGTCAAGTCGCAGAACTTCGAGGAAGCGGCCCGCCTGCGCGATCTCGAGAAGAAGTATCAGTCCGAACTCGAACAGGTCAAGGAAGACTGGGAACAGCGTGCGGGAGACATGGTCTACGACGTGACGGAAGACGATGTCGCCGACGTCATCGCCATGATGACGGGTATTCCCGTCAACCGCATCGCCGAGAGCGAAACGGCCAAGCTGCTCAAGATGGCCGAAGAGCTCAAGGGTCAGGTCATCGGCCAGGACGAAGCGGTGGAACACCTCGCGAAGGCCATTCGCCGCGCACGTGCCGGTCTGAAGGACCCGTCGAGGCCGATCGGTTCCTTCATGTTCCTCGGGCCTACGGGTGTAGGGAAGACGGAACTGGCGAAGGCGCTGGCACGCTATATCTTCGACAGTGAAGATGCCCTGATCCGCATCGACATGAGCGAATACATGGAGAAGTTCTCCGTGTCCCGCCTCGTCGGAGCTCCTCCGGGCTACGTCGGATACGAAGAAGGTGGACAGCTCACCGAGAAGGTGCGCCGCAAGCCCTATTCCATCATCCTGCTCGATGAAATCGAGAAGGCCCACCCCGACGTCTTCAACATCCTGTTGCAGGTCTTCGACGATGGTGTCCTGACGGACGGCCTTGGCCGTCGTGTCGACTTCAAGAACACGATCATCATCATGACGTCCAACGTCGGTATGCGTGACGTGAAGGCCGGTGGCCGGATCGGATTCACTGCCGACGCCGTCGCGGACGACTACGAGAACATGAAGTCCACGGTCGAGGAAACGCTGAAGCGTCTCTTCAATCCGGAATTCATCAATCGTATCGATGAGTACGTGGTGTTCCGCACCCTGAAGAAGGAACACATGTACAAGATCATCGACCTTCAGCTCAAGCGTCTGCTCAAGCGCCTCAGCGCACGCAACATCTCGCTCGAGCTGGCGAAGTCGGCGAAGGACTTCATCGCGGACAAGGGCTTCGACGAAAAGTATGGGGCACGGCCGCTGCGCCGCACGCTCCAGCGCTTCGTCGAGGATCCGGTGGCCGAGGAAATGCTCAAGGGTACTTTCACGGACGGAGCGCTCATCAAGGGCAAGCTGGACAAGAAGACCAATCAACTGGTCTTCACGCTCGGCAAGTCCAAGGGTGGCGACTCGCAGGAAGAACACGAAGAGCTCGAAGCGCACGAAGAATAA
- a CDS encoding uracil-DNA glycosylase, whose translation MPVQPKPSVRSVSSAPLPATLDELYDAIHTCTKCPLGFTRNKFVFGSGSPTADLMVIGEAPGADEDAQGFPFVGRAGQLLTKILESIGLSRQDDVYICNILKCRPPNNRKPLVTETDECEPYLLEQIRVVKPKFILALGLTAANTLLKNKDSMGSLRGKVHDYHGINMLVTYHPAALLRNPEWKKLTWEDVKLLKSLMSAA comes from the coding sequence ATGCCCGTACAGCCCAAGCCGTCAGTACGCTCCGTATCGTCCGCGCCGCTTCCTGCGACGCTGGACGAGTTGTACGATGCCATCCACACATGTACGAAATGTCCGCTCGGATTCACGCGCAACAAGTTCGTCTTCGGCAGTGGCAGTCCGACGGCCGATCTCATGGTGATCGGCGAGGCGCCGGGCGCCGACGAGGATGCGCAGGGATTTCCGTTCGTGGGACGTGCAGGACAACTGCTGACGAAGATCCTGGAATCCATCGGTCTGTCGAGGCAGGACGACGTCTACATCTGCAACATCCTCAAGTGCCGCCCGCCCAACAACCGCAAGCCCCTGGTCACGGAGACCGACGAATGCGAACCCTACCTGCTCGAGCAGATCCGCGTCGTCAAGCCGAAGTTCATTCTCGCGCTCGGGCTCACGGCGGCGAACACACTGCTGAAGAACAAGGACAGTATGGGGTCGTTGCGTGGGAAGGTGCACGACTACCACGGCATCAACATGCTCGTGACGTACCATCCTGCCGCACTGCTGCGCAATCCGGAATGGAAGAAGCTCACGTGGGAGGACGTCAAGCTGCTCAAGAGCCTCATGTCCGCCGCGTGA
- a CDS encoding ATP synthase F0 subunit A: MNQDSTHTTRMEEHVTDSSTAQHGHGEAAAAHGEHANPVGGEVFTHLLNQLGDHHELNIFFNSYEILPVILMDDGLHFYANPHAMEEAGMFTMHHPDAPHRIVSTTKKDAKGKPASPSLDLSVTNFVAYQWIAIVVMTLVFAAIRGQYRKGSVKAPKGLANVIEAVVVYVRDEMVVPNVGTVRRATAWMPYFMSLFFFIVTLNLVGLLPGAHVATGSLAVTAALALTSFLVVNFVAIKDAGIKAWLHHLLGGAPWYMAPIMVPIEIVSLFTKPFALTIRLFANMTAGHVVLLSLVGLIFFFQNYLVIPVSVSFSVFIYLLELLVAFLQAYIFTMLSAVFVGLALGDHATHDHHDHAGAH; this comes from the coding sequence ATGAATCAGGACTCGACGCATACGACCCGCATGGAGGAACATGTCACGGACTCGTCCACGGCCCAGCATGGCCATGGCGAGGCCGCAGCGGCGCATGGAGAGCATGCGAATCCGGTGGGGGGAGAAGTCTTCACGCACCTGTTGAACCAGTTGGGCGACCATCACGAGTTGAACATCTTCTTCAACAGTTACGAGATCCTTCCCGTCATCCTGATGGACGACGGTCTGCATTTCTACGCGAATCCGCATGCGATGGAAGAAGCCGGTATGTTCACCATGCACCATCCGGACGCGCCGCATCGCATCGTGAGCACGACGAAGAAGGATGCAAAGGGCAAGCCCGCTTCGCCCTCGCTGGACCTGTCGGTCACGAACTTCGTCGCCTACCAGTGGATCGCCATCGTCGTCATGACGCTCGTCTTCGCTGCCATTCGCGGTCAGTACAGGAAGGGATCGGTCAAGGCGCCGAAGGGTCTCGCCAACGTCATCGAAGCGGTCGTCGTCTACGTTCGCGACGAGATGGTGGTTCCGAACGTGGGCACGGTACGCCGTGCTACGGCGTGGATGCCCTACTTCATGTCACTCTTCTTCTTCATCGTCACGCTCAACCTCGTGGGTCTGTTGCCGGGAGCGCATGTCGCCACCGGTTCGCTGGCCGTCACGGCGGCGCTGGCGTTGACGTCGTTCCTCGTCGTCAACTTCGTTGCGATCAAGGATGCCGGTATCAAGGCATGGCTGCATCACCTTCTCGGGGGTGCGCCGTGGTACATGGCGCCGATCATGGTTCCGATCGAAATCGTGTCGTTGTTCACCAAGCCGTTCGCACTCACGATCCGTCTGTTCGCCAACATGACGGCCGGACACGTCGTGCTGCTGTCGTTGGTGGGGTTGATTTTCTTTTTCCAGAACTATCTGGTCATTCCCGTCAGTGTCAGTTTCTCGGTGTTCATCTACCTGCTGGAGCTCCTCGTAGCCTTCCTGCAGGCGTACATCTTCACGATGCTTTCGGCCGTGTTCGTCGGTCTGGCGCTGGGCGATCATGCCACGCACGACCATCACGATCATGCCGGAGCGCATTGA
- a CDS encoding ATP synthase F0 subunit C, which produces MEAVAFAWLSAGLGVGVTVFGVGTGIGRLAAAALEASSRQPENAGDIRTTMIIGAALIEGVALLAGVICILLAVKS; this is translated from the coding sequence ATGGAAGCAGTAGCATTCGCATGGCTGTCGGCTGGTCTCGGCGTAGGTGTAACGGTATTCGGTGTAGGTACGGGCATCGGCCGCCTTGCCGCCGCAGCTCTCGAAGCCAGCAGCCGTCAACCCGAGAATGCCGGCGACATCCGTACGACGATGATCATCGGCGCGGCCCTTATCGAAGGTGTCGCCCTGCTCGCCGGCGTTATCTGTATTCTGCTCGCCGTCAAGAGCTGA
- a CDS encoding ATP synthase F0 subunit B encodes MDMNSLPGFLQVNPGLIIWTLINFGIFAFIVAKFAWKPMMQGLAAREHSINDAITSAEKANMEAQAILRESKEKIAGAQQEMMNIVRDGKTQAEALIRKASEEAEHVKNTKITEASREIERQKEEAIKELRAEVATLVVGATEKLLARKMDGDDHARLVDGYVNELSKN; translated from the coding sequence ATGGACATGAATTCGCTGCCCGGGTTTCTCCAGGTCAACCCTGGTCTGATCATCTGGACGCTCATCAATTTTGGCATCTTCGCCTTCATCGTGGCGAAGTTCGCGTGGAAGCCCATGATGCAGGGGCTTGCTGCACGTGAACATTCGATCAACGATGCGATCACGAGCGCCGAAAAGGCGAATATGGAGGCTCAGGCCATCCTGCGCGAGAGCAAGGAGAAGATCGCCGGCGCCCAGCAGGAAATGATGAACATCGTGCGTGACGGCAAGACGCAGGCCGAAGCCCTGATCCGCAAGGCTTCCGAAGAAGCCGAACACGTGAAGAACACCAAGATCACGGAGGCCTCGCGCGAGATCGAGCGCCAGAAGGAAGAAGCCATCAAGGAACTTCGCGCCGAAGTCGCCACGCTCGTCGTGGGCGCCACCGAGAAGCTCCTCGCCCGCAAGATGGATGGTGACGACCACGCCCGTCTCGTCGATGGTTATGTGAACGAACTCTCGAAGAACTGA
- a CDS encoding ATP synthase F1 subunit delta: protein MSVQRIARRYATALLNTAIESNQDETVERDLVTFLEIAHGSADLRALLRSPVIEGWRKKNILDEILKGRVSDLTLGFFELAVMKGRMGYYRDIIAAFQDLYDKHRNMIRVDVTSAVALDDAARDKVKAAVAKRTGKTVIPTYHVDPAVLGGVSVRIGDTVLDGTLRHQLEDLREQLMTGSAPSPSLN from the coding sequence ATGTCCGTCCAACGCATCGCCCGCCGCTACGCAACGGCACTGCTGAATACCGCCATCGAATCCAATCAGGACGAAACGGTCGAGCGCGACCTGGTTACCTTCCTTGAGATCGCTCATGGATCTGCGGACCTGCGTGCGCTCCTGCGCAGTCCCGTGATCGAAGGCTGGCGCAAGAAGAACATTCTCGATGAAATCCTCAAGGGACGTGTCTCCGACCTGACGCTGGGCTTTTTCGAGCTGGCGGTGATGAAGGGACGGATGGGATACTACCGCGACATCATCGCCGCATTCCAGGATCTCTACGACAAGCACCGCAACATGATCCGCGTGGATGTCACGTCGGCCGTCGCACTGGACGATGCCGCGCGCGACAAGGTGAAGGCCGCCGTGGCGAAGCGTACGGGCAAGACGGTGATCCCGACCTATCACGTCGACCCCGCCGTTCTCGGCGGTGTGTCCGTGCGTATCGGTGATACCGTGCTCGACGGTACGCTCCGTCATCAGCTTGAAGACCTGCGCGAACAACTCATGACAGGCTCCGCGCCATCGCCGTCGTTGAACTGA
- a CDS encoding F0F1 ATP synthase subunit alpha, with translation MADVRPDEISAILRRQLTGFEKETDVYEVGTVLQVGDGVARVYGLSKVMSSELVEFPNGVVGMVLNLEEDNVGVILFGDDSLVKEGDEVRRTGRIASVPVGEGLLGRVVNPLGIPVDGKGPVKESALFPIERKALGVIDRQPVTEPLQTGIKAVDALIPIGRGQRELIIGDRQTGKTVIALDTIINQKYTHTAEAKALGINPVYCIYVAIGQKGSTVANVVSTLEQHGAMEYTTIVMASASDPAPLQFIAPYSGASMGEYFRDSGRHALVIYDDLSKQAAAYRQVSLLLRRPPGREAYPGDVFYLHSRLLERAAKLSDRLGGGSLTALPVIETQAGDVSAYIPTNVISITDGQIYLEPNLFNAGVRPALNVGISVSRVGGNAQIKAIRKVSGPLKLELAQYRALEAFAKFGSDLDKATQQQLRRGARLMEIMKQQQYSPVKIEEQIVVIYAATTGRMDELPIDQVRRYESELLDYMRTAHGGVLELIGRVKELNDEVRHGLDNALDSFTERFLATIK, from the coding sequence ATGGCAGACGTTCGTCCCGACGAAATATCCGCGATACTTCGTCGACAGCTAACGGGCTTCGAAAAGGAGACGGATGTATACGAAGTCGGTACCGTGCTCCAGGTGGGCGACGGTGTGGCCCGCGTGTACGGTCTCAGCAAGGTCATGTCATCCGAACTCGTCGAGTTCCCGAACGGCGTGGTGGGCATGGTGCTCAACCTCGAAGAGGACAACGTCGGTGTGATCCTCTTCGGCGACGACTCGCTGGTGAAGGAAGGCGACGAAGTGCGCCGTACAGGCCGTATCGCCTCCGTACCCGTGGGTGAAGGTCTGCTGGGCCGCGTCGTGAACCCGCTCGGTATTCCGGTCGACGGCAAGGGTCCTGTGAAGGAATCCGCACTGTTCCCCATCGAGCGCAAGGCTCTCGGCGTCATCGACCGTCAGCCCGTGACGGAGCCGCTGCAGACCGGTATCAAGGCCGTCGACGCCCTGATCCCCATCGGTCGTGGTCAGCGTGAGCTCATCATCGGCGACCGCCAGACCGGCAAGACGGTCATAGCGCTCGACACGATCATCAATCAGAAGTACACGCATACGGCCGAAGCCAAGGCTCTCGGTATCAATCCCGTCTACTGTATCTACGTGGCCATCGGCCAGAAGGGCTCAACGGTAGCGAACGTCGTTTCGACGCTCGAACAGCACGGCGCCATGGAATACACGACGATCGTGATGGCTTCGGCCTCCGATCCCGCCCCGCTCCAGTTCATCGCACCGTACAGCGGCGCATCGATGGGTGAATACTTCCGCGACAGCGGCCGCCACGCCCTCGTGATCTACGACGACTTGTCGAAGCAGGCCGCGGCCTATCGTCAGGTGTCGCTGCTCCTGCGTCGCCCGCCGGGACGTGAAGCCTATCCTGGCGACGTCTTCTACCTCCACAGCCGTCTGCTGGAACGTGCAGCCAAGCTCAGCGACCGTCTGGGTGGAGGCTCCCTCACGGCTCTGCCCGTCATCGAGACGCAGGCCGGCGACGTGTCCGCCTACATCCCCACGAACGTGATCTCCATCACGGACGGTCAGATCTACCTCGAACCCAACCTCTTCAACGCCGGTGTCCGCCCTGCTCTCAACGTCGGTATCTCCGTATCGCGTGTAGGCGGTAACGCACAGATCAAGGCCATCCGCAAGGTGTCCGGTCCGCTCAAGCTCGAGCTGGCCCAGTATCGTGCTCTCGAAGCCTTCGCGAAGTTCGGTTCCGACCTCGACAAGGCCACGCAGCAGCAGTTGCGCCGTGGTGCCCGCCTCATGGAAATCATGAAGCAGCAGCAGTACTCGCCCGTGAAGATCGAGGAGCAGATCGTCGTGATCTATGCCGCTACGACGGGCCGTATGGACGAGCTGCCGATCGACCAGGTCCGCCGTTACGAATCGGAGCTGCTGGACTACATGCGTACGGCGCATGGCGGAGTCCTGGAACTCATCGGCCGCGTGAAGGAACTCAACGACGAAGTACGTCATGGTCTCGACAACGCTCTGGATAGCTTTACCGAGCGATTCCTGGCCACGATCAAGTAA
- a CDS encoding ADP-glyceromanno-heptose 6-epimerase, with product MIIVTGGAGFIGSCMVATLNAAGRDDILVVDNLRTGDKWKNLVDHSFIDIVSKEQFLEDIEHGRAPSDIDGIIHLGACSATTERDADYLLENNHHYSMAVANLALKRNARFIYASSAATYGSGADGYADTTVDLRPLNMYGYSKHLFDMWMRRHGFDARAVGLKFFNVFGPNEYHKGDMASMVYKAVQQIQATGRVRLFRSNEARFGDGGQMRDFVYVKDCCRIMRDLLLERTDVNGILNLGTGRARSWNDLMNAVFAAMDREPVIDYVDMPVHLAGQYQNFTEADMSSYERQMFPVVFEELEDSVADYVRGHLLAEWPYLHHRS from the coding sequence ATGATCATCGTCACCGGAGGAGCGGGCTTCATCGGCAGTTGCATGGTCGCAACGCTGAATGCCGCAGGCCGTGACGACATCCTGGTGGTCGACAACCTGCGTACCGGCGACAAGTGGAAGAATCTCGTCGATCACTCGTTCATTGACATCGTCAGCAAGGAACAATTCCTCGAGGATATCGAACACGGCAGGGCTCCGTCGGATATCGACGGCATCATCCATCTCGGCGCCTGCTCGGCGACGACGGAACGCGATGCCGACTACCTGCTGGAGAACAACCATCACTACAGCATGGCCGTGGCCAACCTCGCCCTGAAGCGGAACGCACGCTTCATCTATGCGAGCTCGGCTGCGACGTACGGTAGCGGTGCGGACGGCTATGCCGATACCACCGTAGACCTGCGTCCGCTGAACATGTACGGATATTCGAAGCATCTCTTCGATATGTGGATGCGGCGCCATGGCTTCGATGCCAGGGCCGTCGGACTGAAGTTCTTCAACGTCTTCGGTCCGAACGAATACCACAAGGGCGACATGGCCAGCATGGTCTACAAGGCCGTGCAACAGATCCAGGCCACGGGCCGCGTGCGGCTGTTCAGATCGAACGAGGCGCGCTTCGGCGACGGTGGCCAGATGCGGGACTTCGTCTACGTGAAGGACTGCTGCAGGATCATGCGCGATCTGCTGCTGGAACGAACCGACGTCAACGGTATTCTCAATCTCGGCACAGGGCGCGCACGATCGTGGAACGATCTCATGAATGCCGTCTTCGCCGCCATGGACCGCGAGCCCGTCATCGACTACGTCGACATGCCGGTACATCTCGCGGGACAGTATCAGAACTTCACGGAAGCGGACATGAGTTCGTACGAACGACAGATGTTTCCCGTGGTGTTCGAGGAATTGGAAGATTCCGTCGCTGACTATGTCCGCGGTCACCTCCTTGCGGAGTGGCCGTATTTGCACCATCGCTCATAG
- a CDS encoding ATP synthase F1 subunit gamma, with the protein MATLREIKSRITAVRNTSKITQAMRMVAAAKLRRAQEAITSARPFADKLQYILGNLSAAESDFVHPFFEARKELRSIAVIIVSSDRGLCGAFNTNLLRAASARLEELHKAHPDANVTVIPVGRRSVGAAKKREEEIVREYPEVFFRLEFTTAQDIADLVSNGFLTGRFDHVEVIYNQFVSIIRQEVKTMQLLPIVPADTKAQEQKRTSTDYIFEPTRADILDTLLPMYLNIQVWRTLLDSNAAEQAARMMAMENATTNARDLINSLQLVYNRERQAAITKEMLEIVGGAEALSSQ; encoded by the coding sequence ATGGCAACACTACGCGAAATAAAGAGCCGCATCACTGCGGTGCGGAACACGTCGAAGATCACGCAGGCCATGCGTATGGTGGCAGCTGCCAAGCTGCGCCGCGCACAGGAGGCGATCACGTCCGCCCGTCCCTTCGCCGACAAGCTCCAGTACATCTTGGGCAATCTCTCGGCGGCGGAGTCGGACTTCGTCCATCCCTTCTTCGAAGCCCGCAAGGAACTGCGTTCCATCGCCGTGATCATCGTGTCGTCGGACCGTGGTCTGTGCGGCGCCTTCAACACGAACCTTCTGCGTGCGGCCTCCGCACGCCTCGAAGAACTGCACAAGGCACATCCCGACGCCAACGTCACCGTCATTCCCGTCGGCCGCCGCTCCGTCGGTGCCGCGAAGAAGCGTGAGGAAGAGATCGTCCGCGAGTATCCGGAAGTCTTCTTCCGTCTCGAATTCACGACGGCACAGGATATCGCCGACCTCGTAAGTAACGGCTTCCTTACGGGGCGTTTCGATCACGTGGAAGTGATCTATAACCAGTTCGTCTCCATCATCCGTCAGGAAGTGAAGACGATGCAGCTTCTGCCCATCGTGCCGGCCGATACGAAGGCCCAGGAGCAGAAGCGGACGTCAACCGACTACATCTTCGAACCGACGCGTGCCGACATCCTGGATACCCTGCTGCCGATGTATCTGAACATCCAGGTATGGCGTACGCTGCTCGACTCCAACGCCGCCGAGCAGGCCGCACGGATGATGGCCATGGAGAATGCCACGACGAATGCGCGCGATCTCATCAACTCGCTGCAGCTCGTCTACAACCGCGAACGTCAGGCCGCGATCACCAAGGAAATGCTCGAAATCGTCGGTGGTGCGGAAGCTCTCTCCAGCCAGTAA
- a CDS encoding DNA repair protein RadA, with amino-acid sequence MKTRSIYRCSMCGTTSPRWAGKCPGCGQWNTMIEEIERKETASRKGGRRDVSAALGREALALQDVDTSESPRLHTGMGELDRVLGGGLTVGSIVLVGGDPGMGKSTLMLQLSATVPGTALYISGEESLHQIKHRAERLGVAGADIRVAAETNIEVVAALIESVRPAVVIVDSVQTMMTDMLESTAGSVAQVRECTALLTKVAKKAGIPIILIGHVTKDGMIAGPKVLEHMVDTVLQFEGDGMYSYRVLRALKNRYGSTNEIGVFDMSGVGLREVPNPSEVLLSQRRAGEPGTAIVAVMEGTRPLLVEVQALVSPTGYSMPQRVSTGYDARRLQMILAILEKRGGIVLRQNDVFVNIAGGIAIQDPAIDLGVAVALASSATDVSLPSGTVFMGELGLTGEVRHVSYADQRVQEALRLGLRTVYLPRAAADTLDQNLGEALVPIERIAQALSILN; translated from the coding sequence ATGAAGACAAGAAGTATCTATCGCTGTTCGATGTGCGGGACGACCTCGCCGCGATGGGCAGGGAAGTGTCCCGGTTGTGGGCAGTGGAATACGATGATCGAGGAAATCGAACGCAAGGAAACGGCATCGCGCAAGGGTGGCCGCAGGGATGTATCCGCGGCTCTGGGGCGGGAGGCTCTGGCCCTGCAGGACGTCGATACGTCGGAATCGCCGCGGCTGCACACCGGTATGGGTGAACTCGACCGTGTTCTCGGTGGCGGGCTCACGGTAGGCAGCATCGTCCTGGTGGGTGGTGACCCCGGAATGGGCAAGAGTACGCTCATGCTCCAGCTCTCGGCGACCGTTCCCGGAACGGCGCTCTACATTTCCGGTGAAGAGTCCCTGCACCAGATCAAGCATCGTGCGGAGCGCCTCGGCGTCGCCGGTGCCGACATCAGGGTCGCCGCCGAAACCAATATTGAAGTCGTCGCTGCGTTGATTGAATCGGTGCGTCCGGCCGTCGTGATCGTGGACTCGGTACAGACGATGATGACGGATATGCTGGAGTCCACGGCAGGAAGCGTAGCGCAGGTGCGCGAGTGCACTGCGCTCCTTACGAAGGTGGCGAAGAAGGCCGGTATTCCGATCATCCTGATCGGCCACGTGACGAAGGACGGAATGATCGCCGGACCGAAGGTGCTGGAACACATGGTCGACACCGTACTGCAGTTCGAGGGAGACGGGATGTATTCGTACAGGGTACTTCGTGCCCTCAAGAACCGGTACGGATCGACGAACGAGATCGGTGTCTTCGACATGTCGGGCGTCGGACTGCGGGAGGTACCGAATCCATCGGAAGTACTGCTCTCGCAACGCCGGGCAGGAGAGCCCGGAACGGCCATCGTGGCCGTCATGGAGGGAACGCGTCCGCTACTCGTCGAAGTGCAGGCTCTGGTATCTCCTACGGGCTACAGCATGCCTCAGCGCGTGAGTACGGGATACGACGCGCGCAGGCTGCAGATGATTCTCGCCATCCTCGAGAAACGGGGTGGTATCGTTCTGCGGCAGAACGACGTTTTCGTCAACATCGCCGGAGGCATCGCCATCCAGGATCCAGCCATCGATCTGGGAGTGGCCGTGGCGCTGGCCAGTTCGGCCACCGACGTATCCCTGCCATCGGGAACCGTATTCATGGGTGAGCTCGGACTGACGGGCGAAGTGCGGCATGTATCATATGCGGACCAGCGTGTGCAGGAGGCATTGCGTCTCGGTCTCCGTACGGTATATCTTCCCCGGGCCGCTGCGGACACGCTCGACCAGAATCTCGGCGAGGCGCTCGTGCCCATCGAACGTATCGCCCAGGCCCTGTCCATATTGAACTGA